From the Telopea speciosissima isolate NSW1024214 ecotype Mountain lineage unplaced genomic scaffold, Tspe_v1 Tspe_v1.0046, whole genome shotgun sequence genome, the window ACTCAGAGAGGACGGACAGCCGAGGGCATACCGAGAACAACAGGAGGTAGCCCCCTGGCGTCGAAGCCCGCCTCTCCGAGAAGAGCAGCCGAGAAGCCCTCGTGGGTCCAATTTCCaagtggaaagaagaataaggaggggtGATGCTGATCGAGCGGACCAGAATGGCCAACCTCAATGGGACGACCGAGAGAGCCGATCCTGAGCTAAGGGGCAGAATCGTTGACCTCGGCCGAATGAAGAGGACAACTTGCACTGACCTGATGAGCCGAAAGGCCGAGCCCCCGAAACTGAGCTGGAAAGCAGGCTATGAGAGTTGGCTGAGCAAGTTAAGGGACTGAAGAAACTGGTGACCCCGGGCGCCTACTCGCTTGTCTGGTGGCACCCTTATCCTCCCAAGATCATGATCGTGCCATTTTTGGCCGGGTTCAAGCCTCCCCCTTCGACCGATATGACAGAACCACGGACCCGACGGATCACATCAATTACTTCAACGCGATGATGACTATATATGGGGGAACAGAAATTGTTTTTTATCGGGCTTTCCCCTCGTCTCTCAAGGGCGCggtgacctcatggttttcGTGGCTGCCatcgaactccataacaagctttgCTCGAGCCTTTGTGatgcgcttccagagtagcatgAAGCACTGGAAgacgacggtcaacctccttagcGTGAAGCAGCAGTCTGATGAGTTGATCCAAGCGTTCGTCTCGCATTTCAACAAAGAGTCcttggacatcaaggatttggatgaggctaCGGCCCATACCGCGATGAGCAATAGACTCACTGACATGGACCTCctcaaggacttggcccagaAGCCAACCAAAAATATGgtcgag encodes:
- the LOC122647432 gene encoding uncharacterized protein LOC122647432, which encodes MTIYGGTEIVFYRAFPSSLKGAVTSWFSWLPSNSITSFARAFVMRFQSSMKHWKTTVNLLSVKQQSDELIQAFVSHFNKESLDIKDLDEATAHTAMSNRLTDMDLLKDLAQKPTKNMVELLERCNEFTNMAEVL